The Sporomusa termitida genome has a window encoding:
- a CDS encoding deoxycytidylate deaminase produces MKEKPDLVRPTWDEYFMEITKVVATRSTCLRRQIGAVIVKEQRLLASGYNGAPCGLAHCGETGCVRADNQIPSGERQELCRGLHAEQSAVVQAAMYGVSIRGATIYSTHQPCSACTKIIVNAGIKRVVYQYSYPDKLAEQLIGEAGIECVCFG; encoded by the coding sequence ATGAAGGAAAAACCGGACCTTGTCCGTCCCACCTGGGATGAATATTTTATGGAGATTACCAAGGTGGTGGCCACCAGGTCTACCTGCTTGCGCCGCCAGATTGGGGCGGTGATTGTTAAGGAACAGCGGTTATTAGCCAGCGGTTATAATGGCGCACCCTGCGGCCTGGCCCACTGTGGAGAAACCGGCTGTGTCCGCGCCGACAACCAGATCCCCTCCGGTGAGCGGCAGGAGCTTTGCCGCGGTCTTCATGCCGAGCAAAGTGCTGTTGTTCAGGCTGCTATGTATGGGGTTTCTATTCGGGGCGCGACCATTTATTCTACCCACCAGCCCTGTTCGGCCTGTACCAAAATTATTGTAAATGCCGGTATTAAGCGGGTTGTTTATCAATACAGCTATCCTGACAAACTGGCTGAACAACTGATTGGCGAAGCCGGAATTGAATGTGTTTGTTTCGGTTAG
- the upp gene encoding uracil phosphoribosyltransferase, which translates to MQVKVIDHPLIQHKLSLIRDVRTGTKEFRELLEEVAMLMAYELTRNMPLEETQVETPLTTCTCKMLSGKKIGIVPILRAGLGMVNGIVKLIPAAKVGHIGLYRDHETLKPVEYYCKLPTDVAERELIVIDPMLATGGSSVAAIDMLKAKGARHIKLMCLVAAPEGVNLVNDHHPDVEVYVAAVDSHLNENGYIVPGLGDAGDRIFGTK; encoded by the coding sequence ATGCAGGTAAAAGTAATCGATCATCCCCTGATTCAGCATAAATTGTCGCTGATCCGCGATGTAAGAACAGGGACCAAGGAGTTCCGGGAGCTGTTAGAGGAAGTGGCGATGCTGATGGCCTATGAACTGACCCGGAATATGCCGCTGGAGGAGACTCAGGTCGAAACGCCGCTGACAACCTGCACCTGCAAGATGCTGTCAGGCAAAAAAATTGGTATAGTGCCGATTCTGCGGGCCGGCCTGGGGATGGTAAACGGTATTGTGAAGCTGATCCCGGCCGCCAAGGTGGGACATATTGGTTTGTACCGTGACCATGAAACCCTGAAGCCTGTGGAATATTATTGCAAATTGCCTACCGATGTGGCTGAGCGCGAACTCATTGTCATTGATCCGATGCTGGCGACAGGCGGTTCCTCGGTGGCGGCGATTGATATGCTGAAAGCCAAAGGTGCCAGACATATAAAACTGATGTGCCTGGTAGCTGCGCCGGAAGGCGTTAACCTGGTTAATGACCATCACCCTGATGTTGAGGTGTATGTTGCGGCTGTTGACAGTCATCTCAATGAAAATGGTTATATTGTGCCCGGGCTGGGGGATGCGGGTGACCGTATTTTTGGTACAAAGTAA
- the glyA gene encoding serine hydroxymethyltransferase — MTILAGVDPEIAGAIELERKRQQNKLELIASENFVSKAVMEAQGSVLTNKYAEGYPGHRYYGGCEHVDIVEQLAIDRAKELFGAEHVNVQAHSGAQANTAVYFAFLKPGDTILGMNLAHGGHLTHGSPVNISGQYFNVVAYGVDDVTHRINYDQVAELAKTHKPKMLVAGASSYSRVIDFARLGQIARDAGALFMVDMAHIAGLVAAGYHPSPVPHADIVTTTTHKTLRGPRGGMILCRAQYAKAINKAIFPGIQGGPLMHVIAAKAVSFKEALSEEFRRYQGQIVKNAQALAERLKQNGFTLVSGGTDNHLMLVDLRTQKITGKQAEHLLDEIGVTVNKNAIPNDPASPMVTSGIRIGVPAVTSRGMTEQDMVVIGDIISMTLTKPEDSETQAKARSLVAGLCRKYPLYA; from the coding sequence ATGACAATACTTGCAGGAGTGGACCCGGAAATAGCAGGAGCCATTGAGCTTGAACGCAAACGCCAGCAAAACAAGCTGGAACTTATTGCCTCGGAGAACTTTGTCAGCAAAGCCGTAATGGAGGCCCAGGGATCGGTACTTACCAACAAGTATGCCGAAGGTTATCCGGGGCATCGTTATTATGGCGGCTGCGAGCATGTCGACATTGTTGAACAGCTAGCGATTGACAGGGCCAAAGAGCTGTTTGGTGCTGAGCATGTTAACGTGCAGGCCCATTCGGGGGCCCAGGCAAATACGGCTGTATATTTTGCTTTTTTGAAGCCCGGTGATACCATTTTGGGGATGAATCTGGCCCATGGCGGTCATCTGACCCATGGCAGCCCCGTGAATATCTCCGGTCAGTATTTTAATGTTGTTGCCTATGGCGTTGATGATGTTACCCATCGCATTAACTATGATCAGGTGGCCGAACTGGCCAAAACGCACAAGCCTAAAATGCTGGTGGCCGGCGCCAGCTCTTATTCCCGGGTGATCGATTTTGCACGGCTGGGCCAGATTGCCCGTGATGCCGGGGCTTTGTTTATGGTTGACATGGCCCATATTGCCGGTCTGGTGGCCGCCGGTTATCATCCCAGTCCTGTGCCTCATGCCGATATTGTTACCACCACGACGCACAAGACCCTGCGCGGCCCGCGGGGCGGCATGATCCTGTGCCGGGCCCAGTATGCCAAGGCTATTAATAAAGCAATATTCCCCGGCATTCAGGGGGGGCCGTTAATGCATGTGATTGCCGCTAAGGCCGTGTCTTTCAAAGAAGCACTCAGTGAGGAGTTCCGCCGGTATCAGGGACAAATCGTGAAAAATGCTCAGGCTCTGGCCGAACGCCTGAAACAGAACGGTTTTACCCTGGTGTCGGGCGGTACCGACAATCATCTGATGCTTGTCGATCTGCGGACCCAGAAGATTACCGGCAAGCAGGCTGAACATCTCCTCGACGAGATCGGGGTTACGGTCAATAAAAACGCAATTCCGAACGACCCGGCCAGCCCGATGGTTACAAGCGGTATCCGGATCGGTGTCCCGGCCGTCACCTCCCGGGGCATGACGGAGCAGGATATGGTGGTTATCGGGGACATTATCTCTATGACGCTGACCAAGCCGGAAGACAGTGAAACTCAGGCTAAAGCCCGTTCCCTGGTGGCCGGCTTGTGCCGTAAATATCCTCTCTACGCATAA
- a CDS encoding TIGR01440 family protein → MDTDLSMIGRQTMQAAEELLKTAGLQPGQILVVGCSTSEVQGARIGSYGSDVVAARILASLQKICSWYQVALAIQCCEHLNRALVVEQAVASQYRLDEVTVIPVAKAGGALAAMAMRKFAKPVVVEAIIAHAGLDIGSTLIGMHIKKVAIPVRLAQRNIGEAYLTAARTRPKLIGGARAVYELC, encoded by the coding sequence ATGGACACAGACTTGTCGATGATTGGCCGGCAGACGATGCAGGCGGCGGAAGAGCTGCTGAAGACGGCCGGGCTGCAGCCGGGACAAATTCTGGTGGTAGGGTGCAGTACCAGCGAGGTGCAGGGAGCCCGGATCGGCTCCTATGGCTCGGATGTGGTCGCGGCCCGGATTTTAGCGAGCCTGCAGAAAATTTGTTCCTGGTATCAGGTGGCGCTGGCCATCCAGTGTTGTGAGCACCTTAACCGGGCGCTGGTTGTAGAGCAGGCTGTGGCTTCACAATACCGTCTGGACGAGGTGACTGTTATTCCGGTTGCCAAGGCCGGCGGGGCGCTGGCGGCTATGGCGATGCGCAAATTTGCCAAGCCGGTGGTGGTGGAAGCGATTATTGCCCATGCCGGTCTTGATATCGGCAGTACCCTTATCGGCATGCATATCAAGAAAGTTGCTATTCCGGTACGGTTAGCGCAGCGGAATATCGGCGAGGCTTATTTGACGGCTGCGCGCACCCGGCCTAAGTTAATCGGCGGGGCGCGGGCCGTTTATGAGCTGTGCTAA
- the rpiB gene encoding ribose 5-phosphate isomerase B has product MKLAIGSDHGGFRLKEEIKALLTELQVDSHDFGTYTAESVDYPDIACQIAQAVAGGEYERGIIICGTGIGVNIAANKVKGIRAALCHDVFSARMAREHNDANILNLGERVIGAGLARMIVEMWLRTEFAGGRHTCRVEKIMDLEKAQK; this is encoded by the coding sequence ATGAAGCTAGCCATTGGCAGCGACCACGGTGGTTTCCGCCTCAAGGAGGAGATTAAAGCCCTGTTGACTGAACTGCAGGTCGACAGCCACGATTTCGGTACATATACGGCTGAATCTGTTGATTATCCCGATATTGCCTGCCAGATAGCCCAGGCGGTAGCCGGCGGCGAGTATGAGCGGGGCATTATTATTTGCGGTACCGGGATTGGTGTAAATATTGCTGCCAACAAGGTTAAGGGGATCAGGGCGGCGCTGTGCCATGATGTTTTTTCCGCCCGGATGGCCCGCGAGCATAATGATGCCAACATCCTGAACCTGGGTGAGCGGGTCATTGGTGCCGGTTTGGCTAGGATGATTGTCGAGATGTGGCTGAGAACAGAATTTGCCGGCGGGCGCCATACCTGCCGGGTCGAAAAAATCATGGATCTGGAAAAAGCGCAGAAGTAA
- a CDS encoding low molecular weight protein arginine phosphatase, which produces MFKIVFVCTGNTCRSPMAAALLTELAARAGLAGSIHVESAGIAAGRQPASAGAQAVMRQAGLNLDKHYSRQLSLAQLQNADLILTMTLAHKQTAASMAPGLAGKIYTLAELAGQAGDVVDPYGGSEVQYRNCARQIQQYLQAAWGKIVTLAGKK; this is translated from the coding sequence ATGTTCAAGATTGTGTTTGTATGTACAGGCAATACCTGCCGCAGCCCGATGGCGGCCGCGCTCCTGACTGAGCTGGCGGCCAGGGCCGGGCTGGCCGGCAGTATCCACGTTGAGTCGGCGGGAATTGCTGCCGGGCGTCAGCCGGCTTCGGCCGGGGCTCAGGCCGTAATGCGTCAGGCCGGCTTAAACCTGGACAAGCATTATTCCCGGCAACTGTCACTGGCCCAGCTTCAGAATGCCGACCTGATCCTGACGATGACACTGGCCCACAAGCAGACGGCGGCCAGTATGGCACCAGGTCTGGCCGGCAAGATATATACTTTGGCAGAACTGGCCGGCCAGGCCGGTGATGTCGTTGATCCGTACGGCGGCAGTGAGGTCCAGTACCGTAACTGTGCCCGGCAGATCCAACAATACCTGCAGGCCGCCTGGGGAAAAATTGTCACTTTGGCAGGAAAAAAGTAA
- a CDS encoding manganese efflux pump MntP family protein, translating to MSMFELFILSAALGTDLFSVAVPIGMNKVRRLVIVQSAIVFALFHIIMILTGYHIGHWLGHVVEHVGAYHIDWPVANVQNFATIIGAVVLAGLGVNMIKENISGSEAAAAGNPLRGGALFMLAASVSIDALAAGFSLGMIDVDLLRLSIILGAVIFVIALMGLGLGRKLGRYIGEKAELIGGIVLLLLGVHILWTTI from the coding sequence ATGAGCATGTTCGAACTGTTCATCTTAAGCGCAGCTTTGGGTACTGACCTATTTTCAGTGGCCGTGCCGATTGGCATGAATAAGGTACGGCGGCTGGTTATTGTCCAGTCGGCCATTGTTTTTGCTTTATTTCACATTATCATGATCCTGACCGGCTACCATATCGGCCATTGGCTGGGCCATGTTGTGGAACATGTTGGCGCCTACCACATTGACTGGCCGGTGGCCAATGTGCAAAATTTTGCTACCATCATCGGCGCGGTGGTGTTGGCCGGCCTGGGCGTAAACATGATCAAGGAAAATATCAGCGGCTCCGAGGCGGCAGCGGCCGGCAATCCCTTACGCGGCGGCGCCCTCTTTATGCTTGCCGCCAGTGTCAGTATTGACGCCCTGGCCGCAGGGTTCAGCCTGGGAATGATTGACGTTGATTTATTGCGGCTGAGTATTATTCTGGGGGCCGTTATTTTTGTGATCGCCCTGATGGGCCTGGGACTGGGCCGCAAGCTGGGACGCTATATCGGCGAGAAGGCCGAACTGATCGGCGGCATTGTTTTACTCCTGCTGGGAGTGCATATTTTATGGACGACAATTTAG
- a CDS encoding L-threonylcarbamoyladenylate synthase has protein sequence MRTVYYKVDPVNPDRGVLTAAAQLLRQGGLVAFPTETVYGLGANGLDARAVAGIFRAKGRPADNPLILHIDAPGQLAQLAAAVPASARALIDRYWPGPLSVVVQRQPQVPDAVTGGLDTVAVRLPDSLIARELIRLAGVPVAAPSANTSGRPSPTTARAVETDLAGRIDAIIDAGPCEIGVESTVVDCTTPVPTLLRPGGITYEMLLAVLGAVEIDPALAGSPAVPRSPGMKYTHYAPAAPLFLIETGPQHTAVLLLREITRALAAGKTVGAIVSAETAPVLPAPVITAVYGPQGGAGVIAANLYNALRSFDHKGVDVIYAEGIAEQGLGLAVMNRLRKASGYRIIRE, from the coding sequence TTGCGTACTGTATATTATAAGGTGGACCCGGTTAATCCTGACCGGGGGGTATTGACGGCGGCAGCGCAGCTGCTGCGGCAGGGGGGGCTTGTGGCCTTTCCGACCGAGACTGTATACGGACTGGGGGCCAACGGCCTGGATGCCCGGGCGGTGGCCGGGATATTCAGGGCCAAGGGGCGGCCGGCCGATAATCCGCTTATTTTACATATTGATGCCCCCGGGCAGCTGGCTCAACTGGCGGCGGCCGTTCCTGCCAGTGCCCGGGCTTTAATTGACCGCTACTGGCCCGGCCCGCTTAGTGTGGTGGTACAGCGTCAGCCGCAGGTGCCGGATGCGGTTACCGGCGGGCTGGACACGGTGGCGGTGCGTCTGCCGGACTCCCTGATCGCCAGGGAGCTTATCCGGCTGGCCGGGGTACCGGTGGCGGCTCCCAGTGCCAACACGTCCGGCCGCCCGAGCCCGACAACGGCCCGGGCGGTGGAAACTGATCTGGCCGGCAGGATTGACGCCATTATCGACGCCGGTCCCTGTGAAATCGGGGTGGAGTCGACGGTTGTGGACTGTACCACGCCGGTGCCGACCCTGCTGCGGCCTGGCGGCATTACTTATGAAATGCTGCTGGCCGTGTTAGGGGCCGTCGAGATTGACCCGGCGCTGGCCGGTTCGCCGGCGGTTCCCCGTTCGCCCGGGATGAAATATACGCATTATGCACCGGCGGCACCCCTGTTTTTAATAGAAACAGGCCCGCAACACACCGCCGTGCTGCTGCTGCGGGAGATTACCCGGGCACTGGCGGCAGGTAAAACGGTGGGGGCCATTGTGTCGGCCGAGACCGCACCGGTATTGCCGGCCCCGGTCATAACCGCCGTGTATGGACCACAGGGCGGAGCCGGGGTTATTGCCGCCAACCTGTATAACGCGCTGCGGAGCTTTGATCATAAAGGGGTTGATGTTATTTATGCCGAGGGCATTGCTGAACAGGGACTGGGGCTGGCGGTAATGAACCGGCTGCGTAAAGCCTCCGGCTACCGCATTATCCGCGAATAG
- the prmC gene encoding peptide chain release factor N(5)-glutamine methyltransferase: protein MAEQWTISSILNWTRQYFGAKGIDNPRLDAEVLLSHILGKDRLYLYTNFDQPLTPAELTAYRDAVKQRAVRLPVAYITGYKEFMGLDFAVSPAVLVPRPDTEILVAAALDRLAAGPDPYVADLGTGSGAIIVSILTKLMTARGVAVDISPAALATAQANAGRHGVLPRLMCRQGDLFAPLAGCKFDAILSNPPYIPDRDIAGLSAEVRREPRLALAGGPDGLDFYRRIVDSGAAYLQAGGFIAVEVGVNQARPVAALANTASRLTAAAIIKDYAGIERVVVFSLT, encoded by the coding sequence ATGGCTGAGCAGTGGACGATTAGTTCAATCTTAAACTGGACTAGGCAGTATTTTGGCGCCAAGGGGATTGACAACCCCCGTCTGGATGCCGAGGTACTGCTTTCCCATATCCTGGGTAAGGACAGGCTGTATTTATATACGAATTTTGATCAGCCCCTGACGCCGGCCGAGCTGACCGCTTACCGTGACGCTGTCAAACAGCGGGCGGTGCGGCTGCCGGTGGCCTATATCACCGGCTATAAGGAGTTTATGGGCCTGGACTTTGCCGTTAGTCCGGCGGTACTTGTCCCCCGGCCGGATACGGAAATCTTAGTGGCAGCAGCGCTTGACCGCCTGGCTGCCGGGCCGGACCCGTATGTTGCGGATTTGGGCACAGGCAGTGGCGCAATTATTGTCAGCATTCTGACCAAACTAATGACTGCCAGGGGCGTGGCTGTGGATATTTCGCCGGCGGCCCTGGCAACGGCACAAGCGAATGCCGGCCGGCACGGGGTTTTACCGCGGCTGATGTGTCGCCAGGGGGACCTGTTTGCCCCGCTGGCGGGCTGCAAGTTTGACGCTATCCTGTCCAATCCGCCTTATATCCCGGACAGAGATATTGCCGGGTTAAGCGCTGAGGTGCGGCGGGAACCCCGGCTGGCGCTGGCCGGGGGGCCGGACGGCCTGGATTTTTACCGCCGTATTGTGGACAGCGGGGCTGCCTATTTGCAGGCCGGCGGGTTTATCGCCGTCGAGGTTGGCGTTAACCAGGCGCGGCCGGTGGCGGCGCTGGCGAATACCGCCAGCAGGCTTACAGCAGCCGCCATTATCAAAGATTATGCCGGCATTGAGCGGGTAGTGGTATTTTCTTTAACATAA
- the prfA gene encoding peptide chain release factor 1, giving the protein MLDKLQALEDKFLELEGRISDPAVMADMGEWQKLTKAHSKMVTVVEKFREYKKTRQAIDDARDLMKDKLDDEFRELVEAEYTEAKSKVVMQEEELRILLLPKDPNDDKNVIVEIRGGAGGDEAALFAGDLFRMYTRYAETQGWRVEMLDANAPDLGGFKEVVFSIQGDGAYSRLKYESGVHRVQRVPTTESSGRIHTSTVTVAVLPEAEDVDIDVNPNDLRIDTYCASGAGGQHVNKTESAVRIIHLPTGVVVQCQDEKSQLKNRDKAMRVLRSKLLELAQAEQAAEVAENRKSQVGTGDRSERIRTYNFPQGRVTDHRIGLTLHKLDFVLNGDLDELISALVTTGQSEKLKDVE; this is encoded by the coding sequence ATGCTTGATAAACTGCAGGCCCTTGAAGACAAGTTTCTGGAATTAGAGGGCCGAATCAGCGATCCTGCAGTTATGGCTGATATGGGTGAATGGCAGAAACTGACCAAAGCCCATAGTAAGATGGTCACTGTGGTTGAGAAATTCCGGGAATATAAGAAGACCAGGCAGGCGATTGATGACGCCCGCGACCTGATGAAAGACAAACTGGACGATGAGTTTCGTGAGCTGGTCGAAGCCGAATACACTGAGGCCAAAAGCAAAGTGGTTATGCAGGAGGAAGAGCTAAGAATTCTGCTTCTGCCCAAAGATCCCAATGATGACAAAAACGTGATTGTTGAAATCCGGGGCGGTGCCGGCGGTGACGAAGCAGCCCTGTTTGCCGGTGATTTATTCCGGATGTATACCAGATATGCCGAAACCCAAGGCTGGCGGGTCGAAATGCTTGATGCCAATGCCCCTGATCTGGGCGGCTTTAAGGAAGTTGTGTTTTCGATTCAGGGCGATGGCGCCTATTCCCGGCTTAAGTATGAAAGCGGTGTCCACCGTGTGCAACGGGTGCCGACAACCGAGTCGAGCGGCCGTATTCACACCTCAACCGTGACGGTGGCCGTATTGCCTGAAGCCGAGGATGTTGATATTGATGTCAATCCCAATGACCTCAGGATTGACACCTATTGTGCCAGTGGGGCCGGCGGCCAGCATGTTAATAAAACCGAATCGGCTGTGCGGATTATTCACTTGCCGACAGGGGTGGTTGTACAGTGCCAGGATGAAAAATCACAGCTTAAGAACCGCGACAAGGCTATGCGGGTGCTGCGGTCCAAGCTGCTGGAACTGGCGCAGGCCGAGCAGGCGGCTGAGGTGGCGGAAAACCGTAAGAGCCAGGTCGGCACAGGCGACCGCAGTGAACGGATCAGGACCTATAATTTCCCCCAGGGACGGGTGACCGACCATCGGATCGGGCTGACACTGCATAAACTGGATTTTGTTTTAAATGGCGATTTGGATGAACTCATTTCGGCGCTGGTGACAACGGGGCAAAGCGAGAAGCTAAAGGACGTAGAGTGA
- a CDS encoding DUF1385 domain-containing protein, whose amino-acid sequence MSEKKPFVGGQAVIEGVMMRGPEYIATAVREPSGTITVQKERLTSITDRYPVLKKPMLRGVVALFESLVYGMKALSFSAQAAGEEEEALSTREIAMTMVFSLSLAIVLFVIIPTYAAKYIHSAVTDSRLLNTFEGILRLAIFFLYILGISLMKDIQRVFQYHGAEHKTIHTYEAGQELTVENIRRHSRLHPRCGTNFLLIVMVVSIVLFAFLGWPDLWLRILSRVILLPVVAGIAYEIIRFAGRSQARWVACAITPGMWLQHLTTREPSDDQIEVAIAALNAVRPDEDVEVKTNA is encoded by the coding sequence ATGAGTGAGAAAAAGCCTTTTGTCGGCGGCCAGGCAGTTATCGAAGGGGTTATGATGCGCGGGCCGGAATATATTGCTACTGCAGTTCGCGAACCGTCCGGCACTATCACTGTGCAAAAAGAGCGTCTGACCTCGATAACTGACCGTTATCCGGTATTAAAAAAGCCAATGCTGCGGGGTGTTGTGGCTTTATTTGAATCCCTGGTATACGGTATGAAAGCATTGTCATTTTCAGCTCAGGCGGCAGGTGAGGAAGAAGAAGCGCTGTCAACCAGGGAAATTGCCATGACGATGGTGTTCTCACTGAGTCTGGCGATTGTTCTGTTTGTCATCATTCCCACCTATGCGGCCAAGTATATTCATAGTGCGGTGACAGATTCCCGGTTGTTGAACACCTTTGAGGGGATTTTGCGGCTGGCGATTTTTTTCCTGTATATTCTGGGAATTTCCCTGATGAAAGACATTCAGCGCGTGTTTCAATATCACGGCGCCGAGCATAAAACTATTCACACTTATGAGGCCGGCCAGGAACTGACGGTGGAAAACATCAGGCGGCACAGCCGGCTGCATCCACGGTGCGGTACTAACTTTTTACTCATTGTAATGGTGGTCAGTATTGTACTGTTTGCTTTTCTCGGGTGGCCGGATCTGTGGCTGCGCATCTTGTCCCGGGTCATTCTATTGCCGGTAGTAGCCGGTATTGCTTATGAGATTATCCGGTTTGCCGGCCGGAGTCAGGCCCGATGGGTAGCCTGTGCCATTACCCCGGGCATGTGGCTGCAACATTTGACTACCCGTGAACCAAGTGACGACCAGATTGAAGTGGCCATTGCAGCCTTAAACGCTGTGCGCCCTGATGAAGACGTAGAGGTGAAGACAAATGCTTGA
- the rpmE gene encoding 50S ribosomal protein L31, which translates to MQEKIHPNFNEAKVVCGCGNTFITGSVKKELRVDVCSKCHPFYTGQQRQIAAGGRVERFNKRYGSNTQE; encoded by the coding sequence ATGCAAGAAAAAATTCACCCTAATTTTAATGAAGCTAAGGTGGTTTGCGGCTGTGGCAATACATTCATAACCGGTTCAGTTAAAAAAGAACTGCGTGTAGATGTTTGCTCCAAGTGCCATCCGTTCTATACCGGTCAACAGCGCCAGATAGCTGCCGGCGGCCGTGTAGAAAGATTCAACAAGCGTTATGGCAGCAATACCCAGGAATAA
- a CDS encoding LysE/ArgO family amino acid transporter: MEPFIHGIILAFGLILPLGVQNLFVFTQGALQTSLWQALPAVLTAGACDTLLILAAVLGVSLVILSFAWLKLTLIGAGIVFLAYMGWVSWRSKPDDNQVAGNAGLPPARQVMFAASVSLLNPHAILDTIGVIGTSSLNYTGNDKVVFTAACITVSWLWFFALAFAGRLMGNLDSTGKMLGIIGKISAVFIWGAALYLAGGMLSEL, translated from the coding sequence ATGGAACCGTTTATTCATGGCATTATTTTGGCTTTCGGACTGATTTTACCACTGGGGGTGCAAAACTTATTTGTTTTTACACAAGGTGCTCTGCAAACCAGCCTGTGGCAGGCACTGCCTGCTGTTTTAACAGCAGGGGCATGTGATACATTGCTGATTCTGGCGGCAGTGCTCGGGGTGTCGCTGGTGATTTTGAGTTTTGCCTGGCTTAAGCTGACACTCATCGGTGCCGGCATAGTTTTTTTAGCCTATATGGGCTGGGTTTCCTGGCGCAGCAAGCCTGATGACAATCAGGTGGCTGGCAACGCAGGGTTGCCGCCGGCCAGGCAGGTTATGTTTGCCGCGTCGGTATCGCTCTTAAATCCTCATGCCATCCTGGATACCATCGGGGTGATCGGGACAAGTTCCTTAAACTATACCGGCAATGACAAAGTCGTGTTTACTGCGGCCTGTATTACAGTCTCCTGGCTATGGTTTTTTGCGCTGGCTTTTGCCGGCCGGCTGATGGGGAATTTAGACAGTACAGGAAAGATGCTGGGCATTATCGGCAAGATCTCCGCTGTTTTTATCTGGGGGGCGGCCCTCTATCTGGCCGGCGGTATGCTCAGCGAACTGTAG
- a CDS encoding carbon-nitrogen hydrolase family protein: MSVFTVGICQMGVVPDKLVNLDRARQMIGEATARGSRLVVLPEMFNCPYQSDLFPEYAESFQDGPTVAMLAECAAKYQVIVVGGSIPERDEAGNIYNTSFIFDERGALIGRHRKIHLFDIAIKGGTMFQESRTLAAGSSMTVVRTSLGTMGVAICYDVRFPELARAMTLAGARILIYPAAFGPVTGPAHWELLMRSRAVDNQVYVVAAAPALNAAAEYEAHGHSMLVDPWARVLAVASEVETVITGKIDFRTTDKVREELPLLKHRRPEIYRD; this comes from the coding sequence ATGTCAGTATTTACGGTAGGTATATGTCAAATGGGGGTCGTACCCGATAAGCTGGTGAACCTTGACAGGGCGCGGCAAATGATTGGTGAAGCAACGGCCCGGGGCAGCCGGCTAGTGGTTTTGCCGGAAATGTTTAACTGTCCGTATCAGTCCGACCTGTTTCCGGAGTATGCAGAAAGTTTTCAAGACGGCCCAACAGTAGCCATGTTGGCGGAATGCGCCGCCAAATATCAGGTAATCGTAGTAGGCGGCTCAATCCCTGAGCGGGATGAGGCCGGTAATATCTATAACACCAGCTTTATCTTTGATGAAAGGGGTGCGCTGATTGGCCGTCACCGTAAAATCCATTTATTTGATATAGCCATTAAAGGCGGCACGATGTTTCAGGAATCCAGGACGCTGGCAGCAGGCAGCAGCATGACGGTTGTCAGAACCTCGCTGGGGACGATGGGGGTAGCGATCTGCTATGATGTCCGCTTTCCCGAGCTGGCCCGGGCTATGACCTTAGCAGGTGCCCGGATTTTAATTTATCCGGCTGCTTTTGGTCCGGTCACCGGCCCGGCGCACTGGGAATTGTTAATGCGGTCCCGGGCTGTTGATAATCAGGTATATGTGGTGGCGGCGGCACCGGCACTGAATGCCGCCGCTGAATATGAGGCGCACGGACATTCCATGCTTGTGGACCCCTGGGCCCGGGTACTGGCAGTGGCCAGTGAAGTGGAAACCGTAATTACAGGCAAGATTGATTTCAGGACAACAGATAAAGTGCGGGAGGAGCTGCCGCTGCTTAAGCACCGGCGGCCGGAAATATATAGAGACTGA